The following are from one region of the Candidatus Nealsonbacteria bacterium CG07_land_8_20_14_0_80_39_13 genome:
- a CDS encoding HicB family protein: MFQDFLTFYLNKAKYELIENGKVYYGEISELRGVWATGKTIEECRKNLLEIIEGWVILRLRKNLSIPNFKIPYKKISFNRVYAKA, encoded by the coding sequence ATGTTCCAAGATTTTTTGACTTTTTATTTGAATAAAGCCAAATACGAGCTGATTGAAAACGGCAAGGTTTATTATGGGGAGATTTCCGAACTAAGAGGTGTTTGGGCAACAGGAAAAACTATCGAAGAATGCAGAAAGAATCTTTTAGAAATTATTGAAGGATGGGTAATTTTGAGATTGAGAAAAAATTTATCGATTCCAAATTTTAAGATTCCTTACAAGAAAATTTCTTTTAACAGGGTTTATGCCAAAGCTTAA
- the acs gene encoding acetate--CoA ligase has product MMVKKEDSFYPGKEFQKRAWVKNKSIYKEAEKSPIKFWEKLAKELFWFKKWKKAFTHDPKKLKFQWFSGGKINITADIFENNFLGWDSAESGIKNKLALIWEPESTDEKERKFTYQELFSEVNRFANALKKSGVKKGDRVGIYLPMIPEAVISMLACARIGAVHAVVFSAFSAESLRVRLQDTKAKVLITVDGYHRRGKVVDLKKNADEGIKETSIEKIIIFKRAGNPVDWKDGRDFWASELTKNESDYCKPAIMDAEDLMFILYTSGSTGKPKGCEHVCGGYAVQSYWTGKWIFDLHGPARNASATTSQMLADAGGDDIFWCTADIGWVTGHTYAVYSPLLNGATSVIFEGAPDWPGPDRWAQIIEKYGITVFYTAPTAIRMFKKMGAEIIKKYGFKTLRVIGSVGEPIDDTAWNWYFEEVGRGNCPLVDTWWQTETGGILISSLPGVGPFKPSFTGRPFPGLKFDILDDNGKPVKTGKEGNLVLFPPFSPSLLRGIYKNFKKYKETYWSQYGGKIYVTSDTALKDKNGLIRIVGRADDVIKVAGHRITTGEMEAVINRCPEIAECAVIGVFDEIKGQVPVVFADIKGVERDVEKIKEDIVVQIRKEIGPIALPKQVYLVDELPKTRSGKIMRRILRKLFTGEELGDLSTLSNPEAVEEIRNQIIK; this is encoded by the coding sequence ATGATGGTTAAAAAGGAAGATTCATTTTATCCGGGCAAGGAGTTTCAAAAAAGGGCTTGGGTAAAAAATAAATCCATTTATAAGGAAGCGGAAAAAAGTCCGATTAAATTTTGGGAGAAATTAGCCAAAGAACTTTTTTGGTTTAAGAAATGGAAGAAGGCATTTACTCACGACCCGAAGAAATTAAAGTTTCAATGGTTTTCCGGCGGAAAAATTAACATCACCGCTGATATTTTTGAAAACAATTTTCTCGGCTGGGATTCGGCTGAAAGCGGAATAAAAAACAAGCTGGCTTTGATTTGGGAACCGGAATCAACGGATGAGAAAGAGAGAAAATTTACCTATCAGGAATTATTTTCAGAAGTTAATCGTTTCGCCAACGCTCTTAAGAAAAGCGGGGTAAAGAAAGGCGATAGGGTGGGAATATACTTGCCGATGATTCCGGAGGCGGTGATTTCTATGCTTGCTTGCGCCAGAATAGGCGCTGTTCATGCTGTTGTTTTTTCCGCTTTTTCCGCAGAATCCTTAAGGGTTCGGCTTCAAGATACGAAAGCAAAAGTTTTAATTACTGTTGACGGTTATCATAGGAGAGGGAAAGTGGTTGACCTGAAGAAAAATGCTGATGAGGGAATTAAAGAGACAAGCATAGAAAAAATAATTATTTTCAAAAGAGCGGGGAATCCCGTTGACTGGAAGGATGGCAGGGATTTTTGGGCAAGCGAATTAACTAAGAATGAGAGCGATTATTGTAAACCGGCTATAATGGACGCTGAGGATTTGATGTTTATTCTTTACACCAGTGGCAGTACCGGCAAGCCAAAGGGTTGCGAGCATGTTTGTGGCGGTTATGCTGTTCAGTCATATTGGACAGGCAAATGGATATTTGATTTACATGGACCTGCCCGCAATGCTTCCGCCACAACTTCGCAGATGTTGGCGGATGCAGGCGGGGATGATATTTTTTGGTGCACAGCTGATATCGGCTGGGTGACAGGCCACACCTACGCCGTGTATTCTCCTTTGCTTAACGGAGCAACCTCTGTTATTTTTGAAGGCGCTCCTGATTGGCCGGGACCGGATAGGTGGGCTCAAATTATTGAGAAATACGGAATTACAGTTTTTTATACTGCGCCTACAGCTATCAGAATGTTTAAAAAGATGGGAGCGGAAATTATTAAAAAATACGGTTTTAAGACATTGCGGGTAATCGGTTCAGTAGGGGAACCCATAGATGATACGGCTTGGAATTGGTATTTTGAAGAAGTTGGGAGAGGCAACTGTCCTCTGGTTGATACTTGGTGGCAGACGGAAACAGGGGGAATTTTGATCAGCTCTCTGCCCGGAGTCGGCCCCTTCAAGCCGTCTTTTACCGGCCGACCTTTTCCCGGATTAAAATTTGATATTTTGGATGACAATGGAAAGCCTGTTAAAACTGGAAAAGAGGGGAATTTGGTTTTATTCCCGCCCTTTTCCCCTTCGCTGTTGAGGGGAATTTATAAGAATTTTAAAAAATATAAGGAAACTTATTGGAGTCAGTATGGAGGTAAAATATATGTTACTTCAGATACTGCTCTTAAAGATAAAAATGGTTTGATCAGAATAGTCGGCAGAGCCGATGACGTGATTAAAGTGGCCGGGCATAGGATTACTACCGGTGAAATGGAGGCTGTAATTAATCGCTGTCCAGAAATAGCCGAGTGCGCAGTGATAGGAGTTTTTGATGAAATAAAAGGTCAGGTTCCTGTAGTTTTTGCTGATATTAAGGGTGTGGAGAGAGATGTTGAAAAAATTAAGGAAGATATTGTCGTGCAAATACGGAAAGAAATAGGGCCAATAGCGCTACCTAAGCAGGTCTACTTGGTTGACGAATTGCCAAAAACCCGTTCAGGCAAAATTATGCGCAGGATTTTGAGAAAATTATTTACCGGAGAAGAATTAGGCGATTTATCCACTCTCTCAAATCCGGAAGCAGTAGAAGAAATCAGAAACCAAATAATTAAATAA
- a CDS encoding 50S ribosomal protein L25 has protein sequence MLKISAQIRDKGDKDLSALKKEGFLPGVLYGPKIGNKNIKIGVKEFATVYKGAGESSLISLIVPDQGGKEEKFSVLIHQVDFHPLNGEIIHADFYQPNLTEKVTTKVPLVFEGISLAVKDLAGTLIKNIQEIEVRALPQDLPHELVVNIEPLKTFNDEILVKNLIIPANVEVLKSPEENVALVLPPEDIEAELKAPIEEKVEDVEKVEKKKEEEVAEVEEKKEKEEKGGEKKEHK, from the coding sequence ATGTTAAAAATTTCAGCTCAAATAAGAGATAAAGGAGATAAAGACTTGTCCGCGCTTAAAAAAGAAGGGTTTCTCCCTGGCGTTTTGTACGGTCCAAAAATAGGAAATAAAAATATTAAAATCGGAGTTAAGGAATTCGCCACGGTCTATAAAGGCGCCGGCGAAAGTTCCCTTATTTCCCTGATTGTTCCTGATCAGGGTGGCAAAGAGGAGAAATTTTCAGTTTTGATACATCAGGTTGATTTTCATCCGTTGAACGGAGAAATAATTCACGCTGATTTTTACCAACCGAATTTAACAGAGAAAGTAACGACCAAGGTTCCTTTAGTTTTTGAAGGAATTTCTTTAGCGGTTAAAGATCTGGCCGGAACTTTAATAAAAAATATTCAGGAAATTGAAGTAAGGGCTCTGCCCCAAGACCTTCCTCATGAGCTCGTTGTGAACATTGAGCCTCTTAAAACTTTTAATGATGAAATTCTGGTTAAAAACCTTATTATTCCCGCCAATGTGGAGGTTTTGAAGAGCCCTGAAGAAAATGTAGCTTTGGTTCTGCCTCCTGAAGATATAGAAGCGGAATTGAAAGCTCCTATTGAAGAAAAAGTGGAAGATGTTGAGAAGGTAGAGAAGAAGAAGGAGGAAGAAGTGGCAGAGGTGGAGGAAAAGAAAGAAAAGGAAGAGAAAGGAGGAGAGAAGAAAGAACATAAATAA
- a CDS encoding phosphoenolpyruvate synthase (catalyzes the formation of phosphoenolpyruvate from pyruvate): protein MENQKEQKNILWFSEISKKDGALVGGKNASLGEMFNRLIVKRIRVPNGFCLTSKAYWYYLDSNGITGKIKEILDKFNPKSMASLKKTGASIRALILGGKFPKDLEDEIIESYKKLSGEYGEKNMIVAVRSSATAEDLKDASFAGQMESYLNISGKESLLRAIKNCTASLFTDRAIAYREEKGFDRFKIALSAGVLKMIRSDLASAGIMFTLDTETGFRNVVSINSIWGAGEMIVKGKITPDQFYVFKPTLQQAQGYKPIISRNLGRKDKKYIFAEQGLKEVKVSKEDEMRFSVSDEDILTLAKWAMLIEEHYNFPQDIEWAKDGKTGELFIVQSRPETIHSLEKKNSYEEYKISQIKEPILNGIAIGSKIGEGRVRVISDVSKIGEFKRGEVLVTKMTDPDWCPIFPLASAIITEEGGATCHAAIVSREMGIPAMVGVKGALKALKTGQTVTVDCTSSRAGKIFLGKIPYTVKKYDLDKLPQLETKIMINIGSPDLAFKYSSLPNEGVGLAREEFIIAEKIKIHPLALYHFKELKDKKAKKIIEEITAGYKDKKKYFIDKLAEGVSQIAAAFYPKTVIVRFSDFKTNEYKNLIGGEIFERTDESNPMMGFRGACRYIDKNYQPAFEMECQAIKKAREEFGLKNITVMVPFCRTLEEGKAVVGLIEKFGLERGKDGLQVIMMCEIPSNVILAEEFLEIFDGMSIGSNDLTQLTLGLDRDNSGLAHIGDERNEAVKRMIERVIKVCISKNKYCGICGDAPSSFLDFADFLIENKISSISLSPDAVIKTIISLSKKNN from the coding sequence ATGGAAAATCAAAAAGAACAAAAAAATATTTTGTGGTTTAGCGAGATATCTAAAAAAGATGGCGCTTTAGTCGGTGGGAAGAATGCTTCCTTGGGCGAAATGTTCAATCGGCTGATTGTCAAAAGGATAAGAGTGCCTAACGGCTTTTGTTTGACTTCAAAAGCTTATTGGTATTATTTGGACTCAAACGGAATTACCGGAAAAATAAAAGAGATTTTGGATAAATTCAATCCTAAGAGCATGGCCAGTTTGAAAAAAACAGGCGCCTCCATCCGGGCGTTGATATTGGGCGGTAAATTTCCGAAGGATTTAGAGGATGAAATAATTGAAAGTTATAAAAAATTATCCGGAGAATACGGAGAGAAAAATATGATCGTGGCTGTCCGTTCTTCAGCCACAGCCGAAGATTTGAAGGACGCCAGTTTTGCCGGCCAAATGGAATCATATTTAAATATTTCAGGGAAAGAAAGTCTGTTAAGAGCAATTAAAAATTGTACAGCTTCTTTATTTACTGACAGGGCCATAGCTTATCGCGAGGAAAAAGGCTTTGACCGTTTTAAGATAGCTTTATCAGCCGGAGTTTTAAAGATGATAAGATCTGATTTAGCTTCTGCCGGCATAATGTTCACATTGGACACAGAAACAGGATTTAGAAATGTTGTCTCCATAAACTCAATCTGGGGAGCGGGAGAGATGATCGTTAAGGGAAAAATAACTCCGGATCAATTTTACGTCTTCAAACCGACCCTTCAGCAGGCTCAAGGCTACAAGCCAATTATCTCCAGAAATTTAGGAAGAAAAGATAAGAAATATATATTTGCGGAACAGGGATTGAAAGAAGTGAAGGTTTCCAAAGAAGACGAGATGAGATTTTCCGTTTCCGATGAGGATATTTTAACTTTGGCCAAATGGGCCATGCTGATAGAAGAGCATTACAATTTCCCTCAAGATATTGAATGGGCTAAGGATGGGAAAACAGGAGAGCTTTTTATAGTTCAGTCCCGGCCGGAAACAATTCATTCTCTGGAGAAAAAAAATTCTTACGAAGAATATAAAATAAGCCAGATCAAAGAGCCGATTTTGAACGGCATTGCTATTGGAAGTAAAATAGGGGAAGGAAGGGTTAGGGTAATTTCCGACGTTTCCAAAATAGGAGAATTTAAAAGAGGAGAGGTTTTGGTTACAAAAATGACTGACCCTGATTGGTGTCCTATCTTTCCTTTGGCATCAGCCATAATTACCGAAGAGGGCGGAGCCACTTGCCATGCCGCTATTGTCTCCAGGGAGATGGGCATTCCGGCAATGGTTGGAGTAAAGGGCGCCCTTAAAGCTTTGAAAACAGGGCAGACGGTTACGGTTGATTGCACCAGTAGCCGGGCCGGAAAAATATTTTTAGGGAAAATTCCTTATACGGTTAAAAAATATGACCTTGATAAATTGCCTCAATTGGAAACGAAAATAATGATAAATATCGGCTCACCTGATTTGGCGTTTAAATATTCTTCTTTGCCGAACGAGGGCGTGGGATTGGCAAGGGAGGAGTTTATCATCGCTGAAAAAATAAAAATTCATCCTTTAGCGCTCTATCATTTTAAAGAATTAAAGGATAAGAAGGCGAAGAAAATTATTGAAGAAATCACGGCTGGATATAAAGATAAGAAAAAATATTTTATTGATAAATTAGCTGAAGGCGTTTCTCAAATCGCAGCCGCTTTTTATCCGAAAACAGTCATTGTCAGGTTTTCCGATTTTAAAACCAATGAATATAAAAATTTAATCGGCGGAGAAATTTTTGAAAGAACCGATGAATCAAATCCAATGATGGGTTTCAGGGGCGCTTGCCGTTATATAGATAAGAACTATCAGCCGGCCTTTGAGATGGAATGCCAAGCGATTAAGAAAGCCAGAGAAGAGTTCGGATTGAAAAACATCACAGTGATGGTCCCTTTCTGCCGGACGCTTGAGGAGGGCAAGGCGGTCGTGGGATTAATTGAGAAGTTCGGCCTTGAAAGAGGGAAAGACGGTTTACAAGTCATTATGATGTGCGAGATTCCTTCCAATGTTATTTTGGCCGAGGAATTTTTAGAAATTTTTGACGGAATGTCCATCGGCTCCAATGATCTGACTCAATTGACTCTGGGATTGGACAGGGACAATAGCGGACTTGCCCATATTGGAGATGAAAGGAATGAAGCGGTAAAAAGAATGATTGAGAGGGTAATTAAGGTCTGTATCTCCAAGAACAAGTATTGCGGGATTTGCGGAGACGCCCCTTCTTCTTTTCTGGATTTTGCCGATTTTTTAATAGAGAATAAAATTTCCTCCATCTCTCTTTCTCCTGACGCAGTCATCAAAACCATAATTTCTCTCTCTAAGAAGAATAATTAG
- a CDS encoding type II toxin-antitoxin system HicA family toxin produces the protein MPKLKPISWRELVKYLKGFGFERPYQSGKHPYMVNGDLVLTISNPHSKDISQDLLSRILNQAGISREDWEIKK, from the coding sequence ATGCCAAAGCTTAAACCAATTTCTTGGCGAGAATTAGTAAAATATCTGAAGGGGTTTGGTTTTGAGAGACCATATCAATCGGGGAAACATCCCTATATGGTTAATGGCGATCTAGTTTTAACCATTTCAAATCCTCACTCTAAGGATATCAGCCAAGATCTTCTTTCTAGAATTTTGAATCAAGCCGGAATCAGCAGAGAAGATTGGGAAATAAAGAAATAA
- a CDS encoding ketose-bisphosphate aldolase: MKNLNYYLNKARKEGWAIGQFNFSNLETLKAVIGAAKKSKSPVILGTSEGESSFVGLKQAVALVKSYREETGLPLFLNLDHGKSFSYIKEAIDSGYDTVHFDGSGLPLAENIKETVKVLKYAKKFKVFVEGEVGVIGQASESKETLTDVAEALEFARKTGVDRLAVSIGSVHGIEKGGINPGLNLERLAEIRKALKDIPLVLHGGSGTPEEDVRKAIRIGMAKVNINTELRMAYTENLRASLDEKKDENTPYKYMSKAIEAVQRIVEGKIKLFSSDNKI, translated from the coding sequence ATGAAAAATCTCAATTATTATCTAAATAAAGCAAGAAAAGAGGGCTGGGCCATCGGCCAGTTTAATTTTTCCAATTTAGAAACATTGAAAGCCGTCATCGGGGCAGCCAAAAAGAGCAAAAGCCCTGTTATTTTGGGAACGTCAGAAGGGGAGAGTTCCTTTGTCGGATTAAAACAGGCGGTGGCTTTGGTGAAAAGCTACAGAGAAGAAACAGGCTTGCCTTTGTTCTTGAATCTTGACCACGGCAAATCTTTCAGCTATATTAAGGAAGCGATAGATTCCGGTTATGACACTGTTCATTTTGACGGTTCAGGCTTGCCTTTAGCCGAAAATATAAAAGAAACCGTAAAAGTTTTAAAGTACGCTAAAAAATTTAAAGTTTTCGTTGAGGGAGAAGTGGGCGTGATCGGCCAAGCTTCGGAATCAAAGGAAACCTTGACTGATGTTGCGGAGGCTCTGGAATTCGCAAGAAAGACAGGCGTTGATAGGTTGGCTGTTTCCATAGGGAGCGTTCATGGGATTGAAAAAGGAGGAATTAATCCCGGATTAAATTTGGAAAGATTGGCGGAAATAAGAAAAGCCTTGAAAGATATACCCCTTGTTCTTCATGGCGGGTCAGGAACCCCGGAAGAAGATGTCAGGAAAGCCATAAGGATAGGGATGGCTAAGGTTAATATAAACACAGAATTAAGAATGGCTTACACGGAGAATTTGAGAGCCTCTCTTGATGAAAAAAAAGATGAAAACACGCCTTATAAATATATGTCCAAGGCGATAGAAGCGGTTCAAAGAATAGTTGAGGGGAAAATCAAATTATTCAGCTCTGATAACAAAATTTAA